A single region of the Triticum dicoccoides isolate Atlit2015 ecotype Zavitan chromosome 2B, WEW_v2.0, whole genome shotgun sequence genome encodes:
- the LOC119364983 gene encoding pentatricopeptide repeat-containing protein At3g53360, mitochondrial-like, producing MQNPNGTILQLYHSGRLSAALHAFQALPSSPAPAPLSAATYAALVTACSRLRSLCQGRLVHHHLIASPDAGLAGNTVLNNHLITMYGRCAAPDSARLVFDEMPAKNPVSWASVIAAHTQNRRSTDALVLFSSMLRAGTAPDQFALGSAVRACAELGDIVVGRQVHAQAMKSETGSGLIVQNALVTMYSKSGFVGDGFSLFTRMREKDLISWGSIIAGFAQQGCEMEALHIFREMIAEGLHHPNQFHFGSVFSACGVLGSLEYGKQIHSLSVKYNLDSNSYAGCSLSDMYARCKKLESARKVFYGIDAPDLVSWNSIINACSVEGLLSEAMLLFSDMRDSGLRPDGITVRGLLCACVGCDALQPGRLIHSYLVKLGLDGDVSVCNSLLSMYARCMDFSSAMDVFHETRDRDVVTWNSILTACVQHQHLEVVFELFNLLQRLVPSLDGISLNNVLSASAELGYLEMVKQVHAYTFKVGLVNDTMLSNGLIDTYAKCGSLDDAAKHFEMMGTNCDVFSWSSLIVGYAQSGYARKALDLFARMRNLGIKPNHVTFVGVLTACSRVGFVDEGCYYYSIMEPEHGILPTREHCSCVIDLLSRAGRLTEAAKFVDQMPFEPDIVMWKTLLAASKTHNDVEMGKRAAEGVLNIDPSHSAAYVLLCNIYAASGDWNEFARLKKAMRSSGVKKSPGKSWVKLKGELKVFIVEDRSHPESEEIYTMLDIVGMEMIKAGYVPKLPCQYTSFDHTNSDLSDEEMTMEYG from the coding sequence ATGCAGAACCCCAACGGCACCATCCTCCAGCTCTACCACTCCGGCCGTCTCTCTGCCGCCCTCCACGCCTTCCAAGCGCTCCCCTCCTCGCCCGCCCCCGCTCCTCTCTCCGCCGCCACATACGCCGCCCTCGTCACCGCATGCTCCCGCCTCCGCTCCCTCTGCCAGGGCCGCCTCGTCCACCACCACTTGATTGCATCCCCTGATGCCGGACTTGCCGGAAATACTGTCCTCAACAACCACCTTATCACCATGTACGGCAGGTGCGCTGCCCCAGACTCTGCCCGCctggtgttcgacgaaatgcctgcCAAGAACCCTGTCTCTTGGGCATCTGTTATCGCGGCACACACGCAGAACAGACGCTCCACTGATGCTCTCGTTCTGTTCTCTTCAATGCTACGGGCGGGGACTGCGCCTGACCAGTTTGCGCTCGGCAGTGCTGTGCGTGCGTGCGCAGAGCTTGGGGACATCGTTGTCGGGAGGCAGGTGCATGCACAGGCTATGAAGTCTGAGACTGGAAGTGGCTTGATCGTGCAGAACGCGCTTGTCACCATGTACTCCAAGAGCGGCTTCGTTGGGGATGGGTTCTCGCTCTTCACGAGGATGAGGGAGAAAGACCTGATTTCCTGGGGGTCCATTATTGCAGGGTTTGCACAGCAAGGGTGCGAAATGGAGGCGCTGCATATTTTCAGGGAGATGATTGCTGAGGGGCTGCATCATCCCAATCAGTTCCATTTTGGAAGCGTGTTTAGCGCTTGTGGGGTTCTGGGTAGTTTGGAGTATGGGAAGCAGATTCATAGCTTGTCTGTGAAGTATAATCTGGACTCTAACTCGTATGCAGGTTGTTCATTGAGCGACATGTATGCCCGGTGCAAGAAGTTGGAGTCTGCGAGGAAAGTGTTTTATGGGATTGATGCTCCAGATTTGGTTTCTTGGAATTCAATAATCAATGCTTGCTCTGTTGAGGGTCTTCTTAGTGAGGCTATGTTACTGTTCTCTGATATGAGAGACTCTGGCCTCAGGCCTGATGGCATTACCGTTAGGGGCTTGTTATGTGCGTGTGTGGGCTGTGATGCTTTACAGCCTGGCAGATTGATCCACTCCTACTTGGTCAAACTGGGTTTGGATGGGGATGTTTCAGTATGCAATTCTTTACTCAGCATGTATGCGCGGTGTATGGATTTCTCCTCTGCGATGGATGTTTTTCACGAGACAAGAGATCGTGATGTTGTCACCTGGAACAGCATTCTTACTGCATGTGTACAGCACCAGCATCTGGAAGTAGTCTTTGAGTTGTTCAACCTTTTGCAGAGGTTGGTGCCGAGTCTGGACGGGATCAGTTTAAACAATGTTCTGAGTGCTTCTGCCGAGTTGGGTTACCTTGAAATGGTGAAACAGGTCCATGCATACACCTTCAAAGTAGGTCTGGTGAACGATACAATGCTGAGCAATGGTCTAATTGATACCTATGCTAAATGTGGAAGTTTAGATGATGCTGCGAAGCACTTTGAAATGATGGGCACCAACTGTGACGTGTTCTCTTGGAGCAGTTTGATTGTTGGCTATGCCCAATCTGGTTATGCAAGGAAAGCACTTGATTTATTTGCAAGGATGAGAAACTTGGGGATCAAGCCAAATCATGTAACATTTGTTGGGGTTCTCACAGCATGCAGCCGCGTCGGCTTTGTCGATGAAGGCTGCTATTACTACAGTATTATGGAGCCTGAACATGGCATTCTTCCAACAAGAGAGCATTGTTCATGTGTCATTGACTTGCTATCACGTGCTGGGAGACTAACTGAGGCAGCAAAATTTGTTGATCAAATGCCATTTGAGCCCGATATTGTGATGTGGAAGACCCTGCTTGCTGCTAGCAAAACACATAATGACGTGGAGATGGGAAAGAGGGCAGCAGAAGGCGTTTTGAATATTGATCCTTCCCATTCTGCTGCCTATGTCTTGTTGTGCAACATATATGCTGCTTCTGGTGATTGGAATGAGTTTGCAAGATTGAAGAAGGCAATGAGAAGCAGTGGTGTTAAGAAATCACCAGGGAAGAGCTGGGTTAAGCTAAAGGGGGAGCTAAAAGTCTTTATAGTAGAGGACAGATCGCATCCAGAGTCTGAGGAAATTTACACAATGCTTGATATAGTTGGAATGGAAATGATAAAAGCTGGTTATGTTCCAAAGCTACCATGTCAATATACTAGTTTTGATCATACAAATAGTGATTTGTCAGATGAAGAAATGACTATGGAATATGGTTGA